One Brassica napus cultivar Da-Ae chromosome C2, Da-Ae, whole genome shotgun sequence DNA window includes the following coding sequences:
- the LOC106422621 gene encoding small RNA-binding protein 11, chloroplastic encodes MAALARIGGRYLKSVGVTNASSSCFLTQRRGVATKLFVGGLSFYTTEQGLSEAFSQCGQVVEAQIVMDRVSDRSKGFGFVTFASDDDARKALMEFNGQQLNGRVIFVDYAKAKQTFGGGGGGLPIARGPPRPGEAAATTSEPFNIE; translated from the exons ATGGCGGCGCTCGCAAGGATCGGTGGCCGGTACTTAAAATCCGTCGGCGTAACTAACGCTTCCTCCTCATGTTTCCTCACTCAACGCCGTGGAGTTGCCACTAAACTCTTCGTTGGCG GATTATCGTTTTACACTACCGAGCAGGGATTGTCAGAGGCATTTTCCCAATGTGGTCAAGTTGTTGAAG CTCAAATAGTGATGGATAGAGTCTCTGATAGATCCAAAGGGTTCGGTTTTGTGACGTTTGCTTCTGATGACGATGCGAGGAAGGCTTTGATGGAGTTTAATGGACAG caATTAAACGGTCGTGTAATATTTGTGGACTACGCTAAGGCGAAGCAAACTTTtggtggcggtggtggtggcttACCAATAGCAAGAGGGCCGCCTAGGCCAGGGGAAGCAGCTGCAACAACATCTGAGCCATTTAACATCGAGTAA
- the LOC125581370 gene encoding protein trichome birefringence-like 9 has translation MDHQQQQLFSLCSVPYVFNIKKHFFVSLFSLSLLIFSTLVIFNLVGSSSSLEPLLRFGLLSPSSQNSTKDCDYSKGRWVRRTSSSSLIYGEECRFLDSGFRCRKNGRKDSDYLNWRWQPHGCDLPRFNASDFLERSRNGRIVFVGDSIGRNQWESLMCMLSQAVPNKSEIYEVYGSPITKHKGFLSMRFPQQNLTVEYHRTPFLVVIGRPPEHSPQEIKTTVRVDEFNWQSKRWVDSDVLVFNSGHWWNEEKTVLAGTYFEEGRKVNKTMGAMEAFGKSLRTWKSWVLQRLDPDKSYVFFRSYSPVHYRNGTWNLGGLCDAETGPETDKRRMEPDAAHNRYIYEAIEEMKYQHSKVKFLNITYLTEFRKDGHPSRYREGGTPVDAPQDCSHWCLPGVPDTWNEILYAQLLSMNYRTK, from the exons atggatcatcaacaacaacaactcttCTCTCTCTGCTCAGTTCCATACGTTTTCAACATCAAGAAACATTTCTTCGTCAGCCTCTTTTCACTTAGCCTCCTCATATTCTCGACCCTCGTCATCTTCAACCTTGtcggctcctcctcctccttggAGCCTCTTCTCCGTTTCGGATTGTTGTCGCCCTCATCGCAAAACTCAACAAAGGATTGTGATTACTCCAAAGGAAGATGGGTTCGtagaacatcatcatcatcattgatATACGGAGAAGAGTGTCGCTTTCTTGATTCAGGTTTTCGTTGTCGCAAGAACGGAAGAAAAGATTCTGATTATCTAAACTGGCGATGGCAACCACACGGCTGCGATCTCCCACG GTTTAACGCAAGTGATTTTCTGGAGAGAAGTAGGAACGGGAGGATAGTGTTCGTGGGAGATTCCATTGGAAGAAACCAATGGGAATCACTCATGTGCATGCTCTCACAAGCAGTACCTAACAAGTCAGAGATCTACGAAGTGTATGGGAGCCCCATAACCAAACACAAAGGTTTTCTCTCCATGCGGTTCCCTCAGCAAAACCTCACAGTTGAGTACCACAGAACACCGTTCCTTGTCGTCATTGGCCGGCCACCTGAACACTCACCGCAAGAGATCAAAACCACAGTGAGAGTCGACGAGTTTAACTGGCAATCAAAAAGATGGGTTGACTCAGATGTTCTTGTCTTCAACTCAGGGCACTGGTGGAACGAGGAGAAGACCGTGTTAGC AGGAACATACTTTGAAGAGGGAAGGAAAGTGAACAAGACAATGGGAGCAATGGAGGCGTTTGGGAAGTCTCTGAGGACATGGAAGTCATGGGTGTTACAAAGACTTGATCCTGACAAGAGTTATGTCTTCTTCAGAAGCTACTCTCCAGTGCACTACAGAAACGGGACATGGAACCTGGGAGGTCTGTGTGATGCAGAGACTGGTCCTGAGACTGATAAACGGAGAATGGAACCTGATGCAGCTCACAATCGATATATCTATGAAGCAATTGAAGAGATGAAGTATCAACACAGTAAGGTTAAGTTTCTCAACATTACATATCTGACAGAGTTTAGGAAAGACGGCCATCCTTCTCGGTATAGAGAGGGTGGTACTCCTGTTGATGCTCCTCAAGACTGCAGCCACTGGTGCTTACCAGGGGTACCTGACACGTGGAATGAGATTCTCTATGCGCAGCTCTTGTCAATGAATTATAGAACAAAGTGA